One Roseomonas gilardii subsp. gilardii genomic region harbors:
- the bcsQ gene encoding cellulose biosynthesis protein BcsQ, which produces MPLICMASPKGGVGKTTLAANIAHNLSRAGRRVLVMDFDPQNALRLHFGLSIGDQAGWATGLPERPDWHRALRQTGSGVALLPFGVIDLARALALDGLLGRQPELLLGPMRAMLADETLLIVADLPPGPSRSLALLAPLANLVVCVLKAEAMSAALMPEVESGRFSGIGLGTVDTHRLRVVINEVDLQSRLSRAAAEAVARHAGWRLLGAVSRDEAVMESLACQRLVADHAPQSRAANDLREVAEAIAACIPVQQQPVPVSMWGGR; this is translated from the coding sequence GTGCCGCTGATCTGCATGGCATCGCCGAAGGGCGGGGTGGGCAAGACCACCCTGGCGGCGAACATCGCCCACAACCTTTCCCGGGCCGGACGCCGCGTCCTGGTCATGGATTTCGACCCGCAGAACGCGCTGCGGCTGCATTTCGGCCTGTCCATCGGCGACCAGGCCGGCTGGGCCACGGGCCTGCCCGAGCGGCCCGACTGGCACCGGGCGCTGCGGCAGACGGGCTCGGGCGTCGCGCTCCTGCCCTTCGGCGTGATCGACCTGGCGCGGGCGCTGGCGCTGGACGGGCTGCTCGGCCGCCAGCCGGAACTGCTGCTCGGCCCCATGCGGGCCATGCTGGCCGACGAGACGCTGCTGATCGTGGCGGACCTGCCGCCCGGCCCCTCGCGCAGCCTGGCCCTGCTGGCGCCGCTGGCGAATCTCGTGGTCTGCGTCCTCAAGGCCGAGGCGATGAGCGCCGCCCTGATGCCGGAGGTCGAGAGCGGCCGCTTTTCCGGCATCGGCCTGGGCACCGTCGATACGCACCGGCTGCGGGTGGTGATCAACGAGGTGGACCTGCAGTCGCGCCTGTCCCGGGCGGCAGCGGAGGCGGTGGCGCGGCATGCCGGCTGGCGCCTGCTGGGCGCGGTGAGCCGGGACGAGGCGGTGATGGAAAGCCTCGCCTGCCAGCGCCTCGTGGCCGACCATGCGCCGCAGTCCCGCGCCGCCAACGACCTGCGGGAGGTGGCGGAGGCGATCGCCGCCTGCATCCCCGTCCAGCAGCAGCCCGTGCCCGTCAGCATGTGGGGGGGGCGATGA
- a CDS encoding adenine deaminase yields the protein MTPSPLPDDLLIDAANEVSIRQELTLVALGKRPADRVLRVGRLLDVHTRSWMEDAEIVIRGRRIAYVGPAGSWPGEAAEHVHEPDLAAVPGFGEVHKHIESSHLTPEWEAALVLPRGNTWTCEASHEFSNVDGPHNLEFWLTARRQGSPLKIFPLPGSAVPPTAYEWGGGWFGHDEQQGFLRESLMVAGLDEVMDWPAVWNPENPSYKRLWGMIQATFAQRGVVEGHGAGLRELPEINAFAAAGLASDHEAWSPEEVWEKLRHGIFTEIRPYSMDQVIPWLLDKGLADWSQVAFTTDDRSASDTIRLGATDHNARTAIRLGLAPETAIQCVTLNPARHMRLTPWVGSLAPGRFADVVLLRDVAALEIAKVWADGQPVSEGTRYTGPVPRIDWPGWATRTVNIRREMVAEDFRIAAEPGRATMQAALLRPFHWNDGFITTELPVAGGAVQRDAARNVTKFAIVDRFSGEGRTARMFWLGCGPATPGTALACSVAHDKHNIWVVGSCDAAMAKAVNALRGIGGGWALVREGELAATVRYEVGGLMTCRPAEALNAEMQHLYDEGAKVEWMYEPTFHPRWFPGFPERLIFATLTCAPWRWVLVAPCEQAPLGFVNVQTGETHPVVW from the coding sequence ATGACCCCTTCCCCTCTCCCCGACGACCTGCTGATCGATGCCGCGAACGAGGTGAGCATCCGTCAGGAGCTGACACTGGTGGCCCTGGGGAAACGCCCGGCGGACCGGGTGCTGCGGGTCGGGCGGCTGCTGGACGTGCACACGCGGAGCTGGATGGAGGATGCCGAGATCGTCATCCGGGGCCGCCGGATCGCCTATGTCGGCCCCGCCGGCTCCTGGCCCGGCGAGGCGGCGGAGCATGTGCATGAGCCGGACCTCGCCGCCGTGCCCGGCTTCGGCGAGGTGCACAAGCATATCGAGAGCTCCCACCTCACCCCGGAATGGGAGGCGGCGCTGGTACTGCCGCGTGGCAATACCTGGACCTGCGAGGCCAGCCACGAATTCTCCAACGTGGATGGGCCGCACAACCTGGAATTCTGGCTCACCGCGCGCCGCCAGGGCTCGCCGCTGAAGATCTTCCCCCTGCCCGGCTCCGCCGTGCCGCCCACCGCCTATGAATGGGGCGGCGGCTGGTTCGGCCATGACGAGCAGCAGGGCTTCCTGCGCGAGAGCCTGATGGTGGCCGGGCTGGACGAGGTGATGGACTGGCCCGCCGTCTGGAACCCGGAGAACCCTTCCTACAAGCGGCTCTGGGGCATGATCCAGGCGACCTTCGCCCAGCGCGGCGTGGTGGAGGGCCATGGCGCGGGGCTGCGCGAGTTGCCGGAGATCAACGCCTTCGCCGCCGCCGGCCTCGCCTCGGACCATGAGGCCTGGTCGCCGGAGGAGGTGTGGGAGAAGCTCCGCCACGGCATCTTCACCGAGATCCGTCCCTATTCCATGGACCAGGTGATCCCCTGGCTGCTGGACAAGGGCCTCGCCGACTGGTCGCAGGTCGCCTTCACCACCGACGACCGCAGCGCCTCGGACACGATCAGGCTGGGGGCCACGGACCACAATGCCCGCACCGCGATCCGCCTGGGCCTCGCCCCCGAGACCGCGATCCAGTGCGTCACGCTGAACCCGGCGCGGCACATGCGGCTGACGCCCTGGGTCGGCAGCCTCGCCCCCGGCCGCTTCGCCGATGTGGTGCTGCTGCGCGATGTCGCGGCGCTGGAGATCGCCAAGGTCTGGGCCGATGGGCAGCCGGTGAGCGAGGGCACGCGCTATACCGGCCCGGTGCCGCGTATCGACTGGCCCGGCTGGGCGACGCGGACGGTGAACATCCGGCGCGAGATGGTGGCGGAGGATTTCCGCATCGCCGCCGAACCGGGCCGCGCGACGATGCAGGCGGCGCTGCTGCGCCCCTTCCACTGGAATGACGGCTTCATCACCACGGAACTGCCGGTCGCCGGGGGCGCCGTGCAGCGCGACGCGGCGCGCAACGTCACGAAATTCGCCATCGTGGACCGTTTCTCCGGCGAGGGGCGGACGGCGCGGATGTTCTGGCTCGGCTGCGGGCCGGCCACGCCCGGCACCGCGCTGGCCTGCTCCGTCGCGCATGACAAGCACAATATCTGGGTCGTCGGTTCCTGCGACGCGGCCATGGCGAAGGCCGTGAACGCGCTGCGCGGGATCGGCGGCGGCTGGGCCCTGGTGCGGGAGGGCGAGCTGGCCGCCACCGTGCGCTACGAGGTCGGCGGGCTGATGACCTGCCGCCCGGCGGAGGCGCTGAACGCGGAGATGCAGCACCTCTATGACGAGGGCGCGAAGGTGGAGTGGATGTACGAGCCCACCTTCCACCCCCGCTGGTTCCCCGGTTTCCCGGAACGCCTGATCTTCGCCACCCTCACCTGCGCGCCCTGGCGCTGGGTGCTCGTGGCCCCCTGCGAGCAGGCGCCGCTGGGCTTCGTCAACGTGCAGACCGGCGAGACGCATCCGGTCGTCTGGTAA
- a CDS encoding URC4/urg3 family protein: MSAAEDRAGLAAQLALLRDPATIRRRAHAMLALAERDALPHFRLHPERLEAAADYVTAVIRDNYPDLAIPYHARWRHFAAGGRDRWGELARMLEDQSGEEVARIRFDLCVVSVLLDAGAGPDWAFTEDGQRIARSEGLAVASLHAFSAGLFSGDPAHPLRADADGLSRISAAALGAAFQAGPGNPLEGLEGRAALMRALGEALRARPDIFAPQARIGRLYDHLAARAEEGTLPARTVLAAVLEGFAPIWPSRLSLGGENLGDVWRHPLAAPEEPAPGLLPFHKLSQWLSYSLIEALEEAGLRVTGLDELTGLPEYRNGGLFLDLGVLELRDPALAEGPLPVEHEAIVEWRALTVALLDRVAEGVRARLGLTAAGMPLARVLEGGTWAAGRRIAREKRPGGTPPLNVRSDGTVF; this comes from the coding sequence GTGAGCGCGGCGGAGGACAGGGCCGGCCTCGCCGCCCAGCTCGCCCTGCTGCGCGATCCGGCGACGATCCGGCGGCGCGCCCATGCCATGCTGGCGCTGGCGGAACGCGACGCGCTGCCGCATTTCCGGCTGCATCCGGAGCGGCTGGAGGCGGCGGCGGATTACGTCACGGCGGTGATCCGCGACAACTACCCGGACCTCGCCATCCCCTATCATGCGCGCTGGCGGCATTTCGCCGCGGGCGGGCGCGACCGCTGGGGCGAACTCGCCCGGATGCTGGAGGACCAGTCGGGCGAGGAGGTCGCGCGCATCCGCTTCGACCTCTGCGTCGTCAGCGTGCTGCTGGATGCCGGGGCCGGGCCCGACTGGGCCTTCACCGAGGACGGGCAGCGCATCGCCCGCTCCGAGGGGCTGGCGGTGGCCAGCCTGCATGCCTTCTCGGCTGGCCTCTTTTCCGGCGATCCGGCCCATCCCCTGCGCGCCGATGCGGATGGCCTGTCGCGGATCAGCGCCGCCGCGCTCGGCGCCGCCTTCCAGGCCGGGCCGGGCAACCCGCTGGAAGGGCTGGAGGGCCGCGCCGCGCTGATGCGGGCGCTGGGCGAAGCCTTGCGCGCCCGGCCGGACATCTTCGCCCCGCAGGCGCGGATCGGACGCCTCTACGACCATCTGGCGGCGCGGGCCGAGGAGGGCACCCTGCCCGCCCGCACCGTGCTGGCGGCGGTGCTGGAGGGTTTCGCGCCGATCTGGCCCTCGCGGCTCAGCCTGGGCGGCGAGAATCTCGGCGATGTCTGGCGCCACCCCCTCGCCGCGCCGGAGGAGCCCGCGCCCGGCCTGCTGCCCTTCCACAAGCTGTCGCAATGGCTCAGCTACTCGCTCATCGAGGCGCTGGAGGAGGCCGGGCTGCGCGTGACCGGGCTCGACGAGCTCACCGGCCTGCCGGAATACCGCAATGGCGGGTTGTTCCTGGATCTCGGCGTGCTGGAGCTGCGTGACCCCGCCCTGGCGGAAGGCCCCCTGCCCGTGGAGCATGAGGCCATCGTGGAATGGCGCGCCCTGACCGTGGCGCTGCTGGACCGGGTGGCGGAGGGCGTCCGCGCCCGGCTGGGCCTCACCGCCGCCGGGATGCCCCTGGCCCGCGTGCTGGAGGGCGGCACCTGGGCCGCCGGCCGCCGCATCGCCCGCGAGAAACGCCCGGGCGGCACGCCGCCCCTGAACGTGCGGAGCGACGGCACGGTCTTCTGA
- the upp gene encoding uracil phosphoribosyltransferase encodes MPAAYPTLKVIDHPLVQHKLTLMRRKETSTGEFRRLAREISLLMAYEVTRDLPLETTSIETPLEVMEAPILSGKKLCFVSILRAGDGLLQGMLDLVPSARVGHVGLYRDPQTLVPVEYYLKLPEDIGARQVIAVDPMLATGHSAAAAVSRIKQAGASQVSFVCLLAAPEGLRVFAEAHPDVPVFTASLDRELNGHAYILPGLGDAGDRLFGTK; translated from the coding sequence ATGCCCGCCGCCTATCCGACCCTGAAGGTGATCGACCACCCGCTGGTGCAGCACAAGCTGACGCTGATGCGCCGCAAGGAGACCTCCACCGGGGAGTTCCGCCGCCTGGCGCGCGAGATCAGCCTGCTGATGGCCTATGAGGTCACGCGCGACCTGCCGCTGGAGACCACCAGCATCGAGACGCCGCTGGAGGTGATGGAGGCGCCCATCCTGTCCGGCAAGAAGCTCTGCTTCGTGTCCATCCTGCGGGCCGGCGACGGGCTGCTGCAGGGGATGCTGGACCTCGTCCCCTCCGCCCGCGTCGGCCATGTCGGCCTGTACCGGGACCCGCAGACCCTGGTGCCGGTGGAATACTACCTGAAGCTGCCCGAGGATATCGGCGCCCGGCAGGTGATCGCGGTGGACCCGATGCTGGCCACCGGCCATTCCGCCGCCGCCGCCGTGTCGCGGATCAAGCAGGCCGGGGCGTCGCAGGTGAGCTTCGTCTGCCTGCTCGCCGCGCCGGAGGGGTTGCGCGTCTTCGCCGAGGCGCATCCGGACGTGCCGGTCTTCACCGCCTCGCTGGACCGCGAGCTGAACGGCCATGCCTATATCCTGCCCGGCCTGGGCGATGCGGGGGACCGGCTCTTCGGCACCAAGTGA
- a CDS encoding GTP cyclohydrolase II encodes MSQIPETVPSPLAAPLPQAALRGNRPGPARPIILTSHPGIGGQIAPPVQWGAADPQRRGPVIATPGEGNRNAIGTHAGSYALYRALAVAAGQLSAGHRPDLTNTRPAEPIGPFLQWGDPARIVSLDPWGHMTTEAFGAEIAAGRDIRPSIAVTKAHINMPELTAAMRAGRLEPDGQILGASGDARVTKVAIEPVWWLPGVAERFGITENDLRRGLFEQTGGMFPELVTRPDLKTFLPPIGGMTVYLFGDPAKLGQPETRIACRIHDECNGSDVFGSDICTCRPYLAHGIEVCIEEAQAQRGGVGVIVYNRKEGRALGEVTKFLVYNARKRQEGGDRADRYFACTAGVAGVHDMRFQELMPDVLHWLGITRIDRLVSMSNMKYEPIVASGIEVVERVPIPEELIPPDAQVEMDAKKAAGYFTDKVPDAAELARIKGRGLQE; translated from the coding sequence ATGAGCCAGATCCCGGAAACCGTGCCGTCCCCGCTCGCCGCGCCGCTGCCGCAGGCGGCCCTCCGCGGCAACCGGCCCGGGCCGGCGCGGCCCATCATCCTCACCTCGCATCCCGGGATCGGCGGCCAGATCGCGCCGCCGGTGCAGTGGGGCGCCGCCGATCCGCAGCGGCGCGGCCCGGTGATCGCCACCCCCGGCGAGGGCAACCGCAACGCCATTGGCACCCATGCGGGGTCCTATGCGCTCTACCGCGCCCTGGCCGTCGCCGCCGGGCAGCTTTCCGCCGGGCACCGGCCGGACCTGACCAACACCCGCCCGGCCGAACCGATCGGCCCCTTCCTGCAATGGGGAGACCCGGCGAGGATCGTCTCGCTCGACCCCTGGGGCCACATGACCACCGAGGCCTTCGGCGCCGAGATCGCCGCGGGGCGCGACATCCGGCCGAGCATCGCGGTCACCAAGGCGCATATCAACATGCCGGAGCTGACCGCCGCGATGCGCGCCGGGCGGCTGGAGCCGGATGGGCAGATCCTCGGCGCCAGCGGCGATGCGCGCGTGACCAAGGTTGCCATCGAGCCGGTCTGGTGGCTGCCGGGGGTGGCGGAACGCTTCGGCATCACCGAGAACGACCTGCGCCGTGGCCTCTTCGAGCAGACCGGCGGCATGTTCCCGGAACTGGTGACGCGGCCCGACCTCAAGACCTTCCTGCCGCCGATCGGCGGCATGACCGTCTATCTCTTCGGCGACCCGGCGAAGCTGGGCCAGCCGGAGACGCGCATCGCCTGCCGCATCCATGACGAGTGCAACGGCTCCGACGTGTTCGGCTCCGACATCTGCACCTGCCGCCCCTATCTGGCGCATGGGATCGAGGTCTGCATCGAGGAGGCGCAGGCGCAGCGCGGCGGGGTGGGCGTCATCGTCTACAACCGCAAGGAAGGGCGCGCCCTGGGGGAAGTGACGAAGTTCCTCGTCTACAATGCGCGCAAGCGGCAGGAGGGTGGCGACCGTGCCGACCGCTATTTCGCCTGCACGGCGGGTGTGGCGGGCGTGCACGACATGCGCTTCCAGGAGCTGATGCCGGATGTGCTGCACTGGCTCGGCATCACGCGGATCGACCGGCTCGTCTCGATGAGCAACATGAAATACGAGCCGATCGTCGCCAGCGGCATCGAGGTGGTGGAGCGCGTGCCCATCCCCGAGGAGCTGATCCCGCCCGATGCGCAGGTGGAGATGGACGCCAAGAAGGCCGCCGGATACTTCACCGACAAGGTGCCGGATGCCGCCGAGCTGGCGCGCATCAAGGGACGCGGGCTGCAGGAGTGA
- a CDS encoding glycosyl hydrolase family 8, which produces MSDDFAKGWHAFARHFLSAEGRVVDTANGGITHSEGQGWAMHFALRAGDRPRFERIAEWTQENLRLGPHGLHAWRGTASDGSEDPNNATDGDLFIASALILAGEQWGRPDWRASGLATAQDILRMLPRRVGGRLVLLPGLQGFERGGEVVVNPSYYAFPMLRILARALPDPLWLDLAADGLALLRDSCFGPHGLPADWVAVSRTDGRVTPAEGWPARFSYDAVRVPLWLGWAGLVEEPGLRGPAAFWADAPRPPPAWVDLRSGEGGPDPALPGMVAVADLAMRRAGLSLAASRPDGLSRPPMRDDNYYSAALSLLVALADRPA; this is translated from the coding sequence TTGTCTGATGATTTCGCGAAGGGCTGGCACGCCTTCGCCCGGCACTTCCTTTCGGCCGAGGGCCGGGTGGTCGATACCGCCAATGGCGGGATCACCCATTCCGAAGGGCAGGGATGGGCGATGCACTTCGCCCTCCGGGCCGGCGACCGGCCCCGCTTCGAGCGAATCGCCGAATGGACACAGGAGAACCTCCGTCTCGGGCCGCATGGCCTGCATGCCTGGCGCGGCACGGCCAGCGACGGCAGCGAGGATCCCAACAACGCCACGGATGGCGACCTGTTCATCGCCTCGGCGCTGATCCTGGCCGGCGAGCAATGGGGGCGGCCGGACTGGCGCGCGAGCGGCCTCGCCACCGCGCAGGACATCCTCCGGATGCTGCCGCGCCGGGTCGGCGGCCGGCTCGTCCTGCTGCCGGGGCTGCAGGGCTTCGAGCGGGGCGGGGAGGTCGTGGTGAACCCGTCCTACTACGCCTTCCCGATGCTGCGCATCCTGGCCCGGGCGCTGCCCGATCCGCTCTGGCTCGACCTGGCCGCGGATGGCCTGGCCCTGCTGCGGGATTCCTGCTTCGGCCCCCACGGCCTGCCCGCCGACTGGGTCGCGGTGTCCCGGACGGATGGGCGCGTGACGCCGGCGGAAGGCTGGCCTGCCCGCTTTTCCTACGATGCCGTCCGGGTGCCGCTCTGGCTCGGCTGGGCCGGCCTGGTGGAGGAGCCGGGCCTGCGCGGCCCGGCGGCCTTCTGGGCCGATGCGCCACGCCCGCCGCCCGCCTGGGTGGATCTGCGCAGCGGGGAAGGCGGGCCGGACCCGGCCCTGCCCGGCATGGTGGCCGTGGCCGATCTGGCGATGCGGCGCGCCGGCCTGTCCTTGGCGGCCAGCCGTCCTGACGGACTCTCCCGCCCGCCCATGCGGGACGACAACTACTATTCGGCGGCGCTGAGCCTTCTCGTCGCCCTGGCGGATCGCCCGGCATGA
- a CDS encoding TetR/AcrR family transcriptional regulator: MAKHAETAGTDAGEGRPASREGRRQALRAQILRAAERVFAEAGFAGASMSALAEAAGLPKANLHYYFGTKEALYRAVLDDILALWLSATDDIRPGSDPATALTAYIRAKMRHSRLRPHASRVFANEVLHGAPQLHGFFATELRDLVEQKAKVMEGWIAAGLMHPIDPRHLFFSLWAMTQTYADFAAQITPVLGIPEMDERSCAEGEETILRLILGACLPRRDMPP, encoded by the coding sequence ATGGCGAAGCACGCGGAAACGGCAGGAACCGATGCGGGCGAGGGCAGGCCTGCCTCACGCGAAGGCAGGCGCCAGGCGCTGCGGGCGCAGATCCTGCGGGCTGCGGAGCGCGTCTTCGCCGAGGCGGGCTTCGCCGGGGCCAGCATGTCGGCCCTGGCCGAAGCCGCCGGGCTGCCGAAGGCCAACCTGCATTACTATTTCGGCACCAAGGAAGCGCTCTACCGCGCGGTGCTGGACGACATCCTGGCGCTCTGGCTCTCCGCGACCGACGACATCCGCCCCGGCAGCGACCCCGCGACAGCGCTCACCGCCTATATCCGCGCCAAGATGCGGCATTCGCGCCTGCGGCCCCATGCATCCCGCGTCTTCGCCAATGAGGTGCTGCACGGAGCGCCCCAGTTGCACGGCTTCTTCGCCACGGAATTGCGGGATCTCGTGGAACAGAAGGCCAAGGTGATGGAGGGGTGGATCGCCGCCGGGCTGATGCACCCGATCGATCCGCGCCACCTCTTCTTCTCCCTCTGGGCCATGACCCAGACCTATGCGGACTTCGCGGCGCAGATCACCCCGGTGCTGGGCATCCCGGAGATGGACGAACGGAGCTGCGCGGAGGGCGAAGAGACCATCCTCAGGCTCATCCTGGGTGCCTGCCTGCCCCGGCGGGACATGCCACCGTGA